AGTGCACTGTGCGTTACAGTTCACCATCGGAGGAGGACAGCAGTGACAAAATCTTTAATGTACAGGTAGAAACTTACTTAGTTATGCTGAGTTTATTTTGAGGTATTATCTGGTATATAAAACAGGAAAATACAGTATATGCATTCATTTAGAAAGTTTTTTATTACCAAAATGTTATTGCTATTGTATATATAAAGCAGGATAAATCCACCTATAAAATATATTGGAACTATAAAATCATGTGCCCTATATTGATCCTAAATCCATTCATTCATCATTTGAGCATATTCATAACCGCAGAATAATTTGAGCAGTTGTTATTTTCAGAGCTTTTTATATTTCATAGTATATTATCCTGGAATTTAAGTTCAAGCTTTCAAGAGGAAAATGCTTTTAAACTATGTCCAATAAAATGTCATCTAAAGCATATAACTTGTACAAATCGTGACTTAACTGTAGAAGAATCTGGGTGGTAAAGGTTTCACTATGCCTAATGAAATAAGGCAGGTATGAGAGTTTTGCAAGTGTGAGAGTTCCTGTGGTTTATATGAAATAATTTCTAAATAGCAAAAATGGATTGTGATTGGCCATACACACTCTTGAAGAAGTATAAAAGGTCTTACGAAGGTGGAGGTGTTCAAACACAGCAAAATACCTTCTACTTCCACACCTCAACCATCAACTTCTGACACCATGCTGTACTACGGCAGCTACTGTGGGGGCTACGGGTATGGAGGGCTTGGCTGTGGCTACCGTGGCTACGGAGGCTACGGATACCGTTGCTGCCGCCCACTGTGCTGTGGCCCATACTGGTCCTATGGCTTCTACTGAGAAATTCTAAAGCTCCGGATCCACTGAAGTTGATCACCTGTGAAACATGGTTTTTGTTTCTGGCCTTCAAAATGACAATATGTCAAAATATCAGCTGTCTAAGTAAAATGGAACAAATTTACTTTCAATAAATGTACCCTTTACAAATTTCATGTCGTTTCACGTTTATTTATTCTACCACCCATCCTACAAGTGGATGATAGTAAGATGGGAATCTGAATGAAATAACTCTCCACAAGAATGGATCCTGCTTTGTGCCTATTTTTCCTCCATGGTTTTGTCCTTCTGTATATGCTGTGTAGTATTTAAGCTGACGGATCTCTGTAGATATAGTTAACGTCTCTTAATTCTTAAACTACTGACTTCACTTTAATTCAACAAGCACAAGAGTTGAAAGTATGCCTGGATTCTGGTGACTATCTGTCACTCTCAGTCCAAGATTCCTCAGAGGAACACATTACAGTTCTCACAGATACAAAAATACATATTCTAACAAACACTGGGAGGAAAAAAGTGTGATTGAATCCTCAGTATCTCACATGCACAAAATCTAGAAAATAATCCTACTGAGTAA
The genomic region above belongs to Jaculus jaculus isolate mJacJac1 chromosome 5, mJacJac1.mat.Y.cur, whole genome shotgun sequence and contains:
- the LOC123460636 gene encoding keratin-associated protein 20-2-like; its protein translation is MLYYGSYCGGYGYGGLGCGYRGYGGYGYRCCRPLCCGPYWSYGFY